Proteins found in one Halalkalicoccus sp. NIPERK01 genomic segment:
- a CDS encoding ParA family protein codes for MTRRIGVTNQKGGVSKTTNTINVAGALAAKGVDVLAVDMDPQGYLTHRLGFEDEYTSEPPSLYDALQSPADHDVDELVVTHDEFDLLPANIDMFHLEQDLIASGMRPRLRLKRVLENATAWDVILIDAPPSLGPLNDNVVLATEELLVPVEADESSQLALNHLLRQLDTLEDNYDTHIDVLGLIVSNVAYPLDNEQRAAIDWFNERFEGRVGVWTVRSRAAIKRAVKNQGSVFAEGAEETDMTDVYAQIATEVNQ; via the coding sequence ATGACTCGACGAATCGGAGTCACGAATCAAAAAGGAGGCGTAAGCAAAACTACGAACACGATCAACGTCGCTGGTGCCCTCGCTGCCAAGGGTGTGGACGTTCTCGCTGTCGACATGGATCCCCAGGGATACCTCACACATCGCCTTGGATTCGAAGACGAGTATACCTCGGAACCACCCTCGCTGTACGATGCGCTTCAGTCGCCTGCCGACCACGACGTCGACGAACTCGTTGTCACTCACGACGAGTTCGATCTACTCCCGGCCAACATCGATATGTTCCACCTCGAGCAGGATCTCATCGCGAGTGGGATGCGTCCTCGACTACGGCTGAAGAGGGTCTTGGAGAACGCGACCGCGTGGGACGTCATCCTTATCGATGCGCCGCCGTCGCTGGGCCCGCTGAACGACAACGTTGTACTCGCTACCGAGGAACTGCTCGTGCCGGTCGAAGCCGACGAGAGTTCCCAGCTCGCGTTGAACCATCTGCTGCGCCAGCTGGACACGCTCGAGGATAACTACGACACACACATCGATGTCCTCGGACTCATTGTCTCGAACGTGGCCTATCCCCTGGATAATGAACAGCGGGCGGCCATTGACTGGTTCAACGAACGCTTCGAAGGACGCGTAGGTGTGTGGACTGTTCGAAGCCGGGCAGCAATCAAGCGAGCAGTGAAAAATCAGGGTTCGGTATTCGCAGAAGGCGCCGAAGAGACTGATATGACCGACGTGTACGCACAGATTGCTACGGAGGTGAATCAATGA
- a CDS encoding AbrB/MazE/SpoVT family DNA-binding domain-containing protein: MSSSTDGGEIIRVSKKGQATIPKELRERFGIETPGKVLIHEEDGKIVVEPLPSVEEMQGVHAGRYEKGDVLEHLRGMKEEDKQLERDERLERHQ, from the coding sequence ATGTCCAGTAGTACTGATGGCGGGGAAATCATTCGCGTGTCCAAGAAGGGACAGGCGACGATTCCGAAGGAGCTCCGTGAACGCTTTGGCATCGAAACGCCTGGGAAGGTACTCATCCACGAGGAGGACGGAAAGATCGTGGTTGAACCCCTCCCCTCAGTCGAAGAGATGCAGGGTGTCCACGCTGGCCGTTACGAGAAGGGCGACGTCCTCGAGCACCTGCGGGGGATGAAAGAAGAGGACAAACAGCTCGAGCGCGATGAGCGGCTCGAACGGCACCAATGA
- a CDS encoding Cdc6/Cdc18 family protein — protein sequence MTSAFDDLSESAIFDKRDALADEYIPSEIVGRDEKKEEYMNALLPVYKGESPDNIFLYGQNGVGKTAVTHWVLNQLEASEKLQTELAVLPINCEGVNTSYQLTIELANQLIPNSEDYLPSTGHPESKVYSVFFDQLDKIGGTALVVLDEIDHVANIDTFLYKATRAASYGDLTETKLGLIGISTDTAFGENLSSDVRSSLRERVIEFPPYDASQLEEVLRQRVDTAFYEDVVTNAAITYAAALGSKNSGDARMVLDLIRIAGDYARERGEDHVTDDLVEEAMDEYEIERSMSVLADLPENIKIVVYALAVLEEREDEEVTSAILYDLYSDFAKMVGHDPVSERRARDYYGRLDELNIIESRVNHDSSGGQYKSHSLNHSTTEVLTALGDTIDTIGVHQGVQHLVED from the coding sequence ATGACATCAGCCTTTGATGATTTATCGGAGAGCGCGATTTTCGACAAGCGAGATGCTCTCGCCGATGAATACATTCCCTCGGAAATTGTCGGACGCGACGAAAAGAAAGAGGAGTATATGAATGCCCTCCTGCCCGTCTACAAGGGGGAAAGTCCAGATAATATCTTTCTCTACGGGCAGAACGGCGTCGGGAAGACCGCTGTTACACATTGGGTGCTCAACCAGCTTGAAGCGTCGGAGAAGCTCCAGACTGAGCTTGCAGTCCTTCCAATCAACTGTGAAGGTGTGAATACGTCGTATCAGTTGACGATAGAACTCGCGAATCAATTGATCCCGAATTCGGAGGACTATCTCCCCTCAACGGGCCACCCTGAGAGTAAAGTCTATTCCGTTTTCTTTGACCAGCTAGACAAGATCGGGGGGACTGCTCTCGTTGTCCTCGACGAGATCGATCACGTAGCGAACATCGACACGTTCCTTTACAAGGCCACGCGCGCAGCGAGTTATGGTGATCTCACCGAGACGAAACTCGGTCTTATCGGAATTAGCACCGATACTGCCTTCGGTGAAAATCTATCATCAGATGTCCGCTCATCTCTTCGCGAGCGCGTCATCGAATTCCCACCGTACGATGCCAGTCAGCTTGAGGAAGTCCTCCGCCAGCGTGTTGATACCGCCTTCTACGAGGATGTGGTAACCAACGCAGCAATCACTTATGCGGCCGCTCTTGGGTCGAAGAACAGTGGAGATGCACGGATGGTTCTCGACTTGATTCGAATCGCTGGCGACTACGCTCGCGAGCGGGGGGAAGACCACGTCACGGACGACCTCGTTGAGGAAGCCATGGACGAATATGAGATAGAACGGTCGATGTCAGTGTTGGCTGATCTCCCGGAAAACATCAAGATAGTCGTGTATGCCCTCGCAGTTCTCGAAGAACGTGAGGATGAGGAAGTTACATCAGCAATTCTCTATGATCTCTATAGTGATTTTGCGAAGATGGTCGGACACGATCCTGTCTCGGAACGTCGAGCACGGGACTACTACGGACGGCTGGATGAGTTAAACATCATCGAATCCCGGGTGAATCACGATTCCTCGGGAGGTCAGTACAAATCTCACTCGCTGAACCATTCTACCACCGAAGTACTCACAGCTCTCGGCGATACTATCGATACAATTGGAGTCCACCAGGGCGTTCAGCACTTGGTTGAGGACTAA